The following are encoded together in the Flavobacteriales bacterium genome:
- the murI gene encoding glutamate racemase: protein MQGPIGVFDSGYGGLTVLREMVALLPQYDYLYLGDNARSPYGTRSFESVYTYTRECVFKLFDAGCPLVILACNTASAKALRTIQQKDLPNMDPKLRVLGVIRPTAEVIGNYSTTGKVGVLGTVGTVASESYPIEISKTFPHLVVHQQACPMWVPLIENNEHLGAGAEYFVEKYVEQLMQKDSEIDTILLGCTHYPLLADKIEQYIPKGVSIVSQGEIVAASLEDYLHRHPEMELSCGQGGSRRFLTTDDTNTFDEHASIFFGSDIRSEFCSISHIR, encoded by the coding sequence ATGCAAGGACCAATAGGCGTATTCGATTCAGGCTACGGAGGCCTCACAGTTCTGCGCGAAATGGTAGCCCTCCTTCCACAGTACGATTATCTTTACCTAGGTGATAATGCGCGTTCGCCTTACGGAACGCGCTCTTTTGAAAGTGTCTATACATACACGCGCGAATGCGTGTTCAAATTGTTCGATGCTGGTTGTCCGCTGGTCATTTTGGCCTGCAACACGGCATCGGCCAAAGCGCTTAGAACCATTCAACAGAAAGACCTGCCAAACATGGACCCGAAGCTTCGGGTGCTTGGGGTGATACGGCCTACAGCAGAGGTAATTGGCAATTATTCCACCACAGGTAAGGTAGGCGTGCTGGGAACAGTGGGTACGGTTGCCTCAGAATCGTATCCCATCGAAATTAGCAAGACCTTCCCTCATTTGGTAGTGCATCAGCAGGCTTGCCCCATGTGGGTGCCACTCATCGAGAATAATGAACACCTTGGCGCTGGAGCGGAGTATTTCGTGGAAAAGTATGTAGAGCAGCTCATGCAAAAGGATTCCGAAATCGACACGATCCTGCTTGGATGTACCCATTACCCGCTTTTGGCAGATAAGATTGAGCAATACATCCCCAAAGGGGTCAGCATCGTTTCGCAGGGAGAGATTGTGGCGGCAAGTCTAGAGGATTACCTACATCGGCACCCCGAAATGGAACTTTCATGCGGCCAAGGCGGCTCGCGCAGGTTTCTGACCACGGATGATACGAATACGTTCGATGAACATGCGTCCATCTTCTTCGGTAGTGATATCCGGTCTGAATTCTGCTCCATTTCACATATCAGGTGA
- the bamA gene encoding outer membrane protein assembly factor BamA, protein MSVLLLFSASVSAQNSIVVGGDTKIDYSAPKEYEIGPITVSGTKYLDKKVLVLLSGLSEGDKVQVPGEAITEAIHKLWDQGLFSDIDITATKIIDGKIFLNIHLQERPRLSKYALKGVKKGDANDIRESIRLIKGKVVNENLIVSTENIIKDHFIDKGFLNVNVETIEENDTTLPNSVILKFNVAKGKKVKINKIIFRGNEEVKKGKLIRSMKETKQRQWWRVWKGSKFLDFEYENDKKAIIAKYNQMGYRDARIISDTIYANRDGSINVEMNLEEGRKYYFRNITWSGNTKYPSDVLDKVLGIKKGEVFDQSRLDANLFMNPNGRDVSSLYLDDGYLFFNVEPIEILVVNDSIDLEMRVREGKQATINKVTVVGNTKTNDHVILRELRTKPGQLFSRADIIRSQRELSQLGYFNPETLGVEPKPNPVDGTVDIEYTVEEKPSDQIELSGGWGAGRIVGTLGVTFNNFSLRNTVKKGAWRPLPAGDGQRLSIRAQSNGLYFQSYNFSFMEPWLGGNKPNALSLSAYHSVQSNGIPKNQDGRQAIRITGVTVGLGKRMKWPDDFFVLQQEISYQNYILDNYQLISGFNNGNSNTVSYKITVSRNSINEPIFPTKGSILSGSLELTPPFSAFSNIDYANADAPTKYKLIEYHKWRFDAKWYVSLAKNLVIETKMQFGFLGLYNRQLGIAPFERFFVGGSGLSGFALDGREIIAMRGYDNNSLTPTVSGVQVGGTIFTKYAAELRYRISPNPQATVYVLAFAEAGDSWLTFNEFKPYQLKKSAGVGVRIFLPMFGLLGLDYGWRFDDVPGRPDMAPGQFSFSIGQQF, encoded by the coding sequence GTGTCGGTACTGTTGCTGTTCTCAGCTTCCGTTTCCGCACAGAATTCTATCGTGGTCGGTGGCGACACGAAGATTGATTATTCGGCACCCAAGGAATACGAGATCGGGCCTATTACGGTAAGCGGCACAAAATATCTTGATAAGAAGGTGCTGGTTCTGCTTTCCGGTCTTTCTGAAGGAGATAAAGTTCAAGTTCCGGGAGAAGCCATCACCGAAGCAATCCACAAACTTTGGGACCAAGGGCTTTTCAGCGATATTGATATTACAGCAACCAAGATCATTGACGGCAAGATCTTTCTGAACATCCATTTACAGGAACGTCCGCGTTTGAGCAAATACGCGCTGAAAGGCGTGAAGAAAGGTGACGCGAACGACATTCGGGAGTCAATAAGGCTCATCAAAGGGAAAGTGGTGAACGAAAACCTGATCGTTTCTACGGAAAACATCATCAAAGACCACTTTATCGACAAGGGTTTTCTGAATGTGAATGTGGAAACGATTGAAGAGAATGACACAACGCTTCCGAACAGCGTCATTCTGAAATTCAATGTTGCCAAAGGCAAAAAAGTAAAGATCAACAAGATCATTTTTCGCGGAAATGAGGAAGTGAAAAAAGGCAAGCTTATCCGATCAATGAAAGAGACCAAACAGCGCCAGTGGTGGAGAGTTTGGAAAGGTTCGAAATTCCTCGATTTCGAATACGAGAATGATAAGAAAGCCATTATCGCCAAGTACAACCAAATGGGCTATCGCGATGCGCGCATCATAAGCGATACCATTTACGCCAATCGTGATGGCTCCATCAATGTGGAGATGAATCTTGAAGAAGGCCGCAAGTACTATTTCAGAAACATAACGTGGTCAGGAAATACAAAATACCCTAGCGATGTGTTGGATAAGGTTTTGGGAATTAAGAAAGGTGAAGTATTTGACCAATCGCGTTTGGATGCCAATCTTTTCATGAACCCGAACGGCAGAGATGTCAGCTCACTTTATTTGGATGATGGCTACCTTTTCTTCAATGTTGAGCCAATTGAAATTCTAGTTGTCAATGATAGTATTGACCTGGAAATGCGTGTTCGCGAAGGAAAGCAGGCAACGATCAATAAGGTTACTGTTGTCGGAAACACCAAGACCAACGATCACGTTATTCTTCGTGAATTACGAACAAAACCAGGGCAGCTTTTCAGCCGGGCAGATATCATCCGTTCACAACGGGAGTTGTCGCAATTGGGTTATTTCAACCCAGAAACATTGGGTGTTGAGCCAAAGCCGAATCCAGTAGATGGAACGGTTGATATCGAGTACACGGTTGAGGAAAAACCTTCTGATCAGATTGAACTTTCAGGTGGTTGGGGAGCAGGCAGAATTGTTGGAACACTTGGTGTAACCTTCAACAATTTCTCATTGAGAAATACGGTTAAAAAAGGAGCTTGGAGACCACTACCTGCTGGAGACGGTCAGCGTCTGAGTATTCGTGCGCAATCCAACGGATTGTATTTTCAGTCGTATAACTTCTCTTTCATGGAACCATGGTTGGGAGGAAATAAACCAAATGCCCTGAGCCTTTCAGCCTATCATTCGGTACAATCAAATGGAATTCCTAAAAATCAAGATGGTAGACAAGCTATTCGTATCACCGGGGTAACCGTTGGGCTTGGAAAGCGAATGAAGTGGCCAGATGACTTTTTTGTTCTGCAACAGGAAATCAGCTACCAAAACTATATCTTGGATAATTATCAGCTCATTTCCGGTTTCAACAATGGAAATTCCAACACGGTAAGCTACAAGATCACTGTTTCAAGAAACTCCATCAACGAACCTATCTTCCCAACGAAAGGTTCGATTCTTTCCGGTAGTTTGGAGCTTACACCACCGTTTTCTGCATTCTCCAATATTGATTATGCAAATGCTGACGCACCAACCAAGTATAAGCTCATTGAGTATCATAAATGGAGGTTCGATGCCAAGTGGTATGTGAGTTTGGCAAAGAATTTGGTTATCGAGACCAAGATGCAATTCGGATTCCTCGGTCTTTATAATCGCCAGTTGGGCATTGCCCCATTCGAACGGTTTTTTGTTGGAGGTAGTGGTTTAAGTGGATTTGCCCTGGATGGAAGAGAGATCATTGCAATGAGAGGTTACGACAACAATTCGCTTACACCAACAGTCAGTGGCGTGCAAGTAGGAGGAACGATCTTTACAAAATATGCTGCCGAACTCCGTTATAGAATTTCACCAAATCCGCAGGCAACTGTGTACGTTCTTGCATTTGCAGAAGCAGGAGATTCATGGCTCACATTCAACGAGTTCAAACCTTATCAACTTAAGAAATCTGCTGGGGTTGGAGTCCGTATCTTCCTGCCCATGTTCGGACTACTTGGGCTCGATTATGGATGGAGGTTTGACGATGTGCCAGGTAGACCCGACATGGCGCCAGGACAATTCAGTTTCTCAATCGGACAACAATTCTAA
- a CDS encoding BamA/TamA family outer membrane protein produces MTGFFRPLALFLSIIISFSALAQDEVLISSLTFEGNKITRERILLREITFREGQSIPRENLSYNLARSRSNVWNLELFNFVDIDTCWVSYNEIDVVVRVTEQWYLWPIPFVEFADRNLSEWWQTKRWDRLDFGTLIKWNNFRGMNERLVLQLRFGYNNRYELRYEIPYLDKAQKWGIEFKGGYEQSHQVAYRSVDNKRLFYKNSDVHIRKESYGAITPRWRPNLYNTHKLELRYTHAWVTDSVVKLQPEYYGAGEHTSRYFSIEYEVKRDLTDFSQYPLKGYRLEFRLRKDGLRIFDSPIDMWSLELEFAKYWQIHKRWYFAHGQKIKVSSINEQPYSLQQGLGYEQDFVRGYELYVIDGQQYGLLKTSLRWAAFPFRKVKLKFLKSDRFNTLPLAFYLNANFDMGYVIDNQFNKGNPLAGSLLMGGGLGLDMVTFYNIAWRFEYSMNKNLQHGFFVHFTKHI; encoded by the coding sequence GTGACAGGATTTTTTAGACCGCTCGCGCTTTTTCTCTCAATCATCATTTCCTTTTCGGCCTTGGCTCAAGACGAGGTTCTGATAAGCTCGCTCACGTTTGAAGGGAACAAGATAACGCGAGAACGAATCCTGCTTCGCGAAATCACATTTAGGGAAGGTCAATCCATTCCGAGAGAGAATCTGTCCTACAATTTGGCCCGTTCGCGAAGCAACGTTTGGAACTTAGAACTCTTCAATTTTGTTGATATCGACACCTGTTGGGTAAGTTATAATGAGATTGATGTGGTGGTCCGCGTCACAGAGCAATGGTATCTGTGGCCGATTCCGTTTGTCGAATTTGCCGATCGGAATCTGAGCGAATGGTGGCAAACCAAACGCTGGGACAGGTTGGATTTCGGGACACTTATCAAGTGGAACAACTTTCGAGGAATGAACGAAAGGTTGGTGCTCCAGCTTCGCTTCGGTTACAACAATCGATATGAACTCAGGTATGAGATTCCTTACCTTGATAAGGCTCAAAAGTGGGGAATTGAATTCAAAGGCGGCTACGAGCAATCGCATCAGGTGGCTTACAGATCTGTAGATAATAAACGGCTTTTCTATAAAAACTCGGATGTGCACATTCGGAAAGAGTCTTATGGTGCAATCACACCACGATGGCGACCAAATCTCTACAACACGCATAAGCTAGAACTTCGGTACACACATGCTTGGGTGACCGATTCCGTTGTCAAATTGCAGCCAGAATATTATGGGGCAGGGGAACATACGAGCCGATATTTTTCGATAGAGTACGAGGTAAAACGTGACCTGACCGACTTCTCCCAATATCCATTGAAAGGTTACAGACTTGAATTTAGACTTAGAAAAGATGGTCTGCGGATTTTCGATAGCCCGATTGACATGTGGTCCTTGGAATTGGAATTTGCCAAATATTGGCAGATTCATAAACGGTGGTATTTTGCTCATGGGCAAAAGATCAAGGTTTCTTCCATAAACGAACAACCTTATTCGTTGCAACAAGGGCTGGGATATGAACAGGATTTTGTTCGGGGCTACGAATTGTATGTGATTGATGGACAGCAGTATGGCTTGCTAAAAACATCGTTGAGGTGGGCTGCTTTCCCGTTTCGTAAAGTGAAACTGAAATTTCTCAAGTCTGACAGGTTCAACACACTTCCCTTGGCATTTTACCTGAATGCTAACTTCGACATGGGATACGTGATAGACAATCAGTTCAATAAAGGAAACCCGCTCGCTGGCTCATTGCTTATGGGCGGAGGGCTTGGATTAGACATGGTCACTTTCTACAATATTGCATGGAGGTTTGAGTATTCGATGAACAAAAATCTTCAACATGGTTTCTTTGTACATTTCACCAAGCACATTTAG
- a CDS encoding OmpH family outer membrane protein, producing the protein MKRVVFTLIALSFTFSSMAQRFGYVDSNYILENIPEYQQKQQELNEISVQWQQEIEKMYAEIDRMYKDFQAEQILLTDDMKRKREEQIIEKEKEAKEKQKQRFGFQGDLFQKRQDFTKPIQDKVYAAIKEIADARGYAVIFDKAGTLTMLYTSEKYDLSEDILDELGYSVKTDK; encoded by the coding sequence ATGAAACGAGTCGTTTTTACTCTTATCGCTTTAAGTTTTACGTTCAGTTCAATGGCTCAGCGCTTTGGCTACGTAGATTCAAATTACATTCTCGAGAACATTCCAGAATATCAGCAGAAACAACAGGAGCTCAACGAAATTTCTGTTCAGTGGCAACAAGAGATTGAGAAGATGTATGCTGAAATAGACCGGATGTACAAAGATTTTCAGGCAGAGCAGATATTGCTTACTGATGATATGAAACGCAAGCGGGAAGAACAGATCATAGAAAAAGAAAAGGAAGCGAAGGAGAAGCAAAAGCAGCGATTTGGTTTTCAAGGCGATCTTTTCCAAAAACGCCAAGATTTCACCAAACCTATTCAAGATAAGGTGTATGCCGCCATCAAGGAGATTGCTGATGCCAGAGGTTACGCAGTCATCTTCGATAAAGCAGGAACGCTTACAATGCTCTATACATCAGAAAAATACGACCTAAGCGAAGACATTCTTGACGAGTTGGGTTACTCAGTTAAGACGGATAAATAA
- a CDS encoding CBS domain-containing protein produces MQIRLLCTPTKEMLARELISKIVPPLRPNDEVARALAWMDEFKVSHLPVVDGENFLGLISEDNILDGAKDDTVIASKEVFNRAFVLESQHIYYVIRKMSASDLSVVAVLDANERYLGCITLLDLVTKFEELAVINQPGGIIVLNLNKNDYSLAQVAHVVESNNAKILSSYVFERPETGMLELTLKVNREEVGAIVQSLERYGYQVIAYFQESAHLEDLKGRYDELMRYINI; encoded by the coding sequence GTGCAGATACGTTTACTTTGCACGCCAACGAAGGAAATGCTTGCTCGAGAACTCATATCGAAAATTGTCCCACCTCTCAGACCAAATGATGAAGTGGCTAGGGCTTTGGCGTGGATGGACGAGTTCAAAGTCTCGCATCTGCCAGTTGTGGATGGCGAGAATTTTTTAGGTCTGATTAGCGAAGACAATATTTTGGATGGGGCGAAGGACGATACCGTCATTGCATCTAAAGAGGTCTTCAATCGTGCTTTTGTACTCGAATCGCAGCACATCTATTACGTTATCAGAAAGATGTCGGCTTCCGATCTTTCGGTAGTTGCTGTACTTGATGCCAACGAACGTTATCTAGGTTGTATCACACTTTTAGATCTGGTTACCAAGTTTGAAGAGTTGGCCGTGATCAATCAGCCAGGAGGAATTATTGTACTCAATTTGAATAAGAACGATTATTCCCTTGCGCAAGTCGCGCATGTGGTAGAATCGAACAACGCTAAAATCCTTAGCAGTTACGTTTTTGAACGTCCCGAAACGGGCATGCTTGAACTTACGCTGAAAGTGAATCGTGAGGAAGTTGGGGCAATCGTCCAAAGTTTGGAACGATACGGTTATCAGGTAATTGCGTATTTCCAAGAAAGTGCCCATCTTGAGGACCTTAAAGGCCGCTACGATGAATTGATGCGGTACATCAATATCTAG
- a CDS encoding gamma carbonic anhydrase family protein: MGLIRTLRGVTPTLGKDCFVAENATLIGHVIAGDNCSFWYNCVLRGDVNELILGDRVNIQDGAVVHGTYQKSPTRIGNDVTVGHNAIVHGCVLHDNVLIGMGAIVMDDAVVHSGAIVAAGAVVLERTVVEPHCIYAGAPAKKVKQLDPDTSEEMLKEIASKYVMYSGWYASGK, translated from the coding sequence ATGGGACTTATAAGAACATTGAGAGGAGTGACGCCAACGCTCGGCAAAGATTGTTTCGTTGCCGAAAATGCAACGCTGATCGGCCACGTGATTGCAGGAGACAATTGCAGTTTCTGGTACAATTGTGTGCTTAGAGGTGATGTGAATGAGCTGATCCTAGGCGATAGGGTGAATATTCAGGATGGAGCGGTGGTTCATGGAACGTACCAGAAAAGCCCCACGCGGATAGGAAATGATGTGACGGTTGGCCACAACGCCATTGTGCATGGATGCGTTTTACATGATAATGTGCTGATAGGCATGGGAGCGATCGTGATGGATGATGCGGTGGTGCATTCGGGCGCTATTGTAGCCGCTGGAGCGGTGGTGTTGGAAAGAACGGTGGTTGAGCCCCATTGTATCTATGCCGGTGCGCCCGCCAAAAAGGTCAAACAACTTGACCCTGATACTTCGGAAGAAATGCTGAAAGAGATTGCCAGTAAGTATGTGATGTATTCGGGCTGGTACGCCAGTGGAAAGTGA
- a CDS encoding isoprenyl transferase, whose translation MAIDKRIDQSKLPKHVAVIMDGNGRWAKQRGKLRTFGHGKGVKAVRETVECAAEIGVEYLTLYAFSTENWNRPQYEINALMTLLVKTINKETKTLTDNNIKLNAIGDLKSLPKSCFKELNEAIEKTKHNTRMTLTLALSYSSRWEMIEAVRAIAKNVKSGNLEPDQIDESIIDQHLCTLGIPDPELLIRTSGEHRISNFLLWQIAYAELYFTDKLWPDFERTDFEQAIIDYQGRERRFGKISEQVSA comes from the coding sequence ATGGCCATCGATAAACGAATAGATCAAAGTAAATTACCTAAGCACGTTGCCGTTATTATGGACGGAAACGGGCGATGGGCAAAGCAGCGCGGCAAACTGCGAACCTTTGGACATGGTAAAGGAGTGAAAGCAGTAAGAGAAACGGTTGAATGTGCAGCAGAAATTGGAGTTGAATATCTCACGCTTTATGCATTCTCTACAGAAAATTGGAACAGACCTCAGTACGAGATAAATGCACTGATGACGCTGTTGGTCAAGACAATAAATAAGGAGACGAAAACGCTTACAGACAACAATATCAAGTTGAATGCGATTGGCGATCTAAAAAGTCTACCTAAAAGCTGCTTCAAAGAACTGAATGAGGCGATTGAAAAGACCAAGCACAATACGCGAATGACTTTGACGTTGGCACTCAGCTATTCGTCAAGGTGGGAAATGATAGAGGCAGTACGAGCGATTGCAAAAAATGTTAAATCAGGAAATTTGGAGCCAGATCAAATTGATGAATCAATCATCGATCAGCATCTTTGCACGCTTGGAATTCCTGACCCAGAATTACTTATTCGTACAAGTGGAGAGCACCGTATCTCCAACTTTCTGCTTTGGCAAATTGCCTATGCGGAACTGTATTTCACCGACAAACTATGGCCTGATTTTGAACGGACAGATTTTGAGCAGGCAATAATTGACTATCAAGGACGAGAAAGAAGATTTGGAAAGATCAGTGAGCAGGTCAGTGCCTAG
- a CDS encoding DUF6089 family protein encodes MKKVGGLILFVLLFNTSLKAQFSEFGVMGGVSFYMGDLNPDIPFKQVMPAGGAFYRYNFNERFSLRGAFTLGYLRGDDAKSKVASQLERNLNFQSWVYDFAITGEFNFFKYAPGDMHHPITPFLFGGIAVFKFNPTTKAADGNKYELQPLGTEGQGTTFYPDRKKYSLTTASIPFGLGMKANISKTFSVGLEWGMRYTFTDYLDDVSGTYASPDVIQAERGNIAYELANRSTLNDDQLEGRQRGNSKTNDWYSFALISISMNIKARPAKCPAYQ; translated from the coding sequence ATGAAAAAAGTAGGTGGTTTAATCCTTTTTGTTCTTCTGTTCAATACTTCACTCAAGGCTCAGTTCTCTGAGTTCGGGGTAATGGGTGGCGTGTCGTTTTATATGGGAGACTTGAATCCTGACATTCCCTTTAAGCAAGTAATGCCAGCAGGAGGGGCTTTCTATCGTTACAATTTTAACGAACGCTTTTCACTGCGAGGCGCATTCACTTTAGGCTATTTAAGAGGAGATGATGCCAAGTCTAAAGTTGCATCACAATTAGAGCGCAATCTGAATTTTCAGTCGTGGGTATATGACTTTGCAATAACTGGCGAGTTCAACTTTTTTAAATACGCTCCTGGAGACATGCATCATCCGATCACACCATTTCTTTTTGGAGGGATTGCTGTTTTCAAGTTCAACCCAACCACTAAAGCTGCTGACGGGAACAAATATGAGTTGCAGCCACTAGGGACTGAAGGTCAGGGCACGACCTTTTATCCGGACAGAAAAAAATATTCGCTTACCACAGCGTCCATTCCATTTGGTCTTGGCATGAAGGCGAACATATCTAAAACGTTTTCGGTCGGATTGGAATGGGGAATGCGATATACGTTCACCGATTACCTCGATGACGTAAGCGGAACATATGCTTCTCCTGACGTGATTCAGGCAGAGAGAGGAAACATCGCATATGAATTGGCCAATAGGTCGACATTGAACGATGACCAGTTGGAAGGACGCCAACGTGGCAATTCAAAAACCAATGATTGGTACTCGTTTGCACTCATTTCTATTTCCATGAATATCAAGGCCAGACCAGCCAAATGTCCAGCTTATCAATAA
- a CDS encoding NAD kinase, with the protein MRIAVHGRLRFEADKRRLESVINSLLSKFESVSFTQDLASIGAVEEGAVMENRKFQKGEFDALISIGGDGTILESVRKVGSSEIPILGVNVGRLGFLASTPFEELEQALEKLKAGSFQVDQRTLVQAEADSDLFGVDNFALNEVSVHKNATSSMLVVRTYLDDFFLNTYWADGLIISTPTGSTGYSLSTGGPIVAPSTSNFIITPIAPHNLNVRPLVIGDDRKVTLRIDQTDPNFMISLDSQSRILNSKVEIRVSKADFKVGLVRFGPHDYFDTLRGKLMWGHDMRN; encoded by the coding sequence ATGAGAATCGCTGTTCATGGGAGATTACGATTTGAAGCCGATAAGCGTAGGCTAGAATCCGTTATAAATTCACTACTGAGCAAATTTGAATCTGTTTCGTTTACTCAAGATCTCGCTTCCATTGGTGCCGTAGAAGAGGGCGCTGTAATGGAAAACAGAAAGTTTCAGAAAGGCGAATTTGATGCGCTGATCAGCATTGGCGGAGACGGAACCATTTTGGAGTCTGTGAGGAAAGTGGGCAGTTCTGAAATCCCAATTCTTGGTGTGAATGTTGGAAGATTAGGGTTTTTGGCCAGTACGCCTTTTGAGGAGCTTGAACAAGCATTGGAGAAACTCAAAGCCGGTAGTTTTCAGGTAGATCAAAGGACATTGGTCCAGGCAGAAGCTGACTCTGATCTTTTTGGAGTAGACAACTTTGCGTTGAACGAAGTAAGTGTACATAAGAACGCCACATCATCCATGCTTGTGGTAAGAACGTATTTAGATGATTTTTTCCTGAACACTTATTGGGCCGATGGATTGATCATTTCCACTCCTACAGGCTCTACTGGATATTCTCTGAGCACTGGTGGACCAATCGTTGCTCCGAGTACAAGTAATTTCATCATTACGCCAATTGCCCCACATAATCTGAACGTTCGACCGCTGGTTATTGGTGATGATCGCAAAGTGACATTACGAATTGATCAAACCGATCCAAACTTCATGATTTCGCTCGATTCACAGTCACGAATTCTGAATTCTAAAGTTGAAATCAGAGTTTCAAAAGCTGATTTCAAGGTTGGTTTGGTACGGTTCGGGCCACATGATTATTTCGACACTTTGCGCGGAAAGCTCATGTGGGGACATGATATGCGTAACTGA
- a CDS encoding OmpH family outer membrane protein, producing MKKILVAIIALAMAVPTFAQQKLGHIDSAALLELMPEKAQAEKELEAFAKEFQTALEAMAKEYEGKVASFQQTEKDMIPTVRNTKVREISELERRIQEFQQQAQDEISKKEQEVLTPIIDKAKKAIDDVAEAKGYTYVFDSSLGFLLFTKDSEDIMADVKTKLGL from the coding sequence ATGAAGAAGATACTAGTTGCGATTATTGCACTTGCCATGGCAGTGCCAACCTTTGCCCAACAAAAATTGGGTCATATCGATTCTGCTGCCCTTTTGGAATTGATGCCAGAAAAAGCACAGGCCGAAAAAGAATTGGAGGCATTTGCCAAAGAATTCCAAACAGCATTGGAGGCAATGGCCAAAGAATATGAAGGAAAAGTGGCTTCATTTCAACAAACAGAGAAAGACATGATTCCAACGGTTCGAAATACCAAGGTTCGTGAGATTTCTGAGTTGGAAAGAAGAATCCAAGAGTTTCAACAACAAGCTCAGGATGAAATTTCTAAGAAAGAGCAAGAAGTGTTGACACCGATCATCGATAAGGCTAAGAAGGCAATTGATGATGTGGCAGAAGCAAAAGGATACACGTATGTGTTCGATAGCTCCTTAGGATTCCTGCTTTTCACAAAGGACTCTGAAGACATCATGGCAGACGTTAAGACCAAACTTGGCCTTTGA
- a CDS encoding pyridoxine 5'-phosphate synthase produces MNRTKLSVNINKIATLRNSRGGDNPSVVEAAIKAQQFGADGITVHPRPDERHIRYQDVYELKPVVSTEFNIEGYPNSAFMKMVLDVKPTQVTLVPDPPGVLTSNAGWNTVVHADFLKKVIGELKAAGIRTSIFIETDEDLIRAAKLTGTDRIELYTESYAIGFPKDREIAIAPFIEAAKIAHKVGLGINAGHDLSLENLAFFNQNIPELLEVSIGHALISDALYFGMSNVIKMYKNALQ; encoded by the coding sequence ATGAATCGGACCAAACTAAGCGTCAACATCAACAAGATCGCAACCCTGCGCAATAGTCGTGGTGGCGATAACCCAAGCGTGGTAGAAGCCGCCATCAAGGCACAGCAGTTTGGGGCGGATGGCATCACTGTTCATCCACGGCCAGATGAAAGACACATTCGATATCAGGATGTATATGAGTTGAAGCCTGTTGTCTCGACCGAATTCAACATTGAAGGATATCCGAACTCAGCATTCATGAAAATGGTATTGGATGTGAAACCAACTCAGGTAACATTGGTGCCAGACCCTCCAGGCGTGCTAACATCAAATGCGGGTTGGAATACGGTCGTTCATGCCGATTTTCTGAAAAAAGTCATCGGAGAATTAAAGGCTGCTGGAATTCGAACATCCATATTTATTGAAACGGATGAAGACCTGATCCGAGCGGCCAAACTTACCGGAACAGACAGAATAGAACTTTACACGGAGAGCTACGCAATTGGGTTTCCGAAAGACCGAGAAATAGCGATTGCGCCATTTATTGAAGCAGCAAAAATTGCACACAAAGTCGGTTTGGGAATCAATGCGGGCCACGATCTGAGTTTGGAGAACCTTGCATTTTTCAATCAGAACATTCCTGAGCTTTTAGAGGTTTCCATTGGACACGCTTTAATTTCAGATGCCTTGTATTTCGGGATGAGCAACGTGATAAAAATGTATAAGAACGCGCTTCAATGA